A window of the Podarcis raffonei isolate rPodRaf1 chromosome 4, rPodRaf1.pri, whole genome shotgun sequence genome harbors these coding sequences:
- the RNF121 gene encoding RING finger protein 121 isoform X3 — translation MAAVVEVEVGGPLDRDVDEIDLSHLAPEERWRVEHARMHVKHRGHEAMHAEMVLILIATLVVAQLLLVQWKQRHPRSYNMVTLFQMWVVPLYFTVKLRWWRFLVIWVFFSVVTAFVTFRATRKPLVQTTPRLVYKWFLLIYKISYATGIVGYMAVMFTLFGLNLLFRIKPEDGMDFGISLLFYGLYYGVLERDFAEMCADYMASTIGFYSASGMPTKHLSDSVCAVCGQQIFVDVNEEGIIENTYRLSCNHVFHEFCIRGWCIVGKKQTCPYCKEKVDLKRMFSNPFLLTLSTPAGNGRTSCTGSSSTGSATWWPGSRSSSDWSKGSTTSWAWSNPALPPPASSLPPPLSRSRLGSCGHRAACGGGQR, via the exons atggcggcggTGGTGGAAGTGGAGGTTGGGGGGCCCCTGGACCGCGACGTGGATGAG ATTGATTTATCGCATTTGGCTCCCGAGGAGAGATGGAG GGTCGAACACGCTCGGATGCATGTCAAGCACCGCGGCCACGAGGCCATGCACGCCGAGATGGTTCTCATCCTGATCGCCACCCTGGTGGTGGCTCAGCTCCTCCTGGTGCAGTGGAAGCAGAGGCACCCCCGCTCCTATAAC ATGGTGACCCTCTTCCAGATGTGGGTCGTCCCCCTCTACTTCACAGTGAAGCTGCGCTGGTGGCGGTTCCTGGTGATCTGGGTCTTCTTCTCGGTCGTCACAGCTTTCGTCACGTTCAGAGCAACACGCAAACCTCTCGTCCAGACGACTCCCAG GTTGGTGTACAAGTGGTTTCTGCTAATATACAAGATCAGCTACGCCACGGGAATTGTGGGCTACATGGCTGTGATGTTCACGCTCTTTGGGCTTAACCTATTATTCAG AATCAAGCCAGAAGATGGAATGGACTTTGGGATTTCTCTCCTCTTCTATGGCCTCTATTACGGAGTACTGGAGCGAGACTTTGCCGAAATGTGTGCTGACTACATGGCCTCCACTATAGGG TTCTACAGCGCGTCAGGGATGCCCACCAAGCACCTCTCGGACAGCGTCTGTGCCGTCTGTGGCCAGCAGATCTTTGTGGACGTCAACGAAGAAGGGATCATCGAGAACACGTACAGGCTGTCCTGCAATCACGT CTTCCACGAGTTCTGCATCCGCGGCTGGTGCATCGTTGGAAAGAAGCAGACCTGCCCCTACTGCAAAGAGAAGGTGGACCTGAAGAGGATGTTCAGCAACCC TTTCCTTTTAACTCTTTCCACCCCAGCTGGGAACGGCCGCACGTCATGTACGGGCAGCTCCTCGACTGGCTCCGCTACCTGGTGGCCTGGCAGCCGGTCATCATCGGACTGGTCCAAGGGATCAACTACATCCTGGGCTTGGAGTAACCCcgctctccctccccccgccagctccctccctccacctctgTCCAGGTCGCGCCTGGGGAGCTGCGGCCACCGAGCTGCGTGTGGCGGAGGGCAGCGCTGA
- the RNF121 gene encoding RING finger protein 121 isoform X1: MAAVVEVEVGGPLDRDVDEIDLSHLAPEERWRVEHARMHVKHRGHEAMHAEMVLILIATLVVAQLLLVQWKQRHPRSYNMVTLFQMWVVPLYFTVKLRWWRFLVIWVFFSVVTAFVTFRATRKPLVQTTPRLVYKWFLLIYKISYATGIVGYMAVMFTLFGLNLLFRIKPEDGMDFGISLLFYGLYYGVLERDFAEMCADYMASTIGFYSASGMPTKHLSDSVCAVCGQQIFVDVNEEGIIENTYRLSCNHVFHEFCIRGWCIVGKKQTCPYCKEKVDLKRMFSNPWERPHVMYGQLLDWLRYLVAWQPVIIGLVQGINYILGLE, from the exons atggcggcggTGGTGGAAGTGGAGGTTGGGGGGCCCCTGGACCGCGACGTGGATGAG ATTGATTTATCGCATTTGGCTCCCGAGGAGAGATGGAG GGTCGAACACGCTCGGATGCATGTCAAGCACCGCGGCCACGAGGCCATGCACGCCGAGATGGTTCTCATCCTGATCGCCACCCTGGTGGTGGCTCAGCTCCTCCTGGTGCAGTGGAAGCAGAGGCACCCCCGCTCCTATAAC ATGGTGACCCTCTTCCAGATGTGGGTCGTCCCCCTCTACTTCACAGTGAAGCTGCGCTGGTGGCGGTTCCTGGTGATCTGGGTCTTCTTCTCGGTCGTCACAGCTTTCGTCACGTTCAGAGCAACACGCAAACCTCTCGTCCAGACGACTCCCAG GTTGGTGTACAAGTGGTTTCTGCTAATATACAAGATCAGCTACGCCACGGGAATTGTGGGCTACATGGCTGTGATGTTCACGCTCTTTGGGCTTAACCTATTATTCAG AATCAAGCCAGAAGATGGAATGGACTTTGGGATTTCTCTCCTCTTCTATGGCCTCTATTACGGAGTACTGGAGCGAGACTTTGCCGAAATGTGTGCTGACTACATGGCCTCCACTATAGGG TTCTACAGCGCGTCAGGGATGCCCACCAAGCACCTCTCGGACAGCGTCTGTGCCGTCTGTGGCCAGCAGATCTTTGTGGACGTCAACGAAGAAGGGATCATCGAGAACACGTACAGGCTGTCCTGCAATCACGT CTTCCACGAGTTCTGCATCCGCGGCTGGTGCATCGTTGGAAAGAAGCAGACCTGCCCCTACTGCAAAGAGAAGGTGGACCTGAAGAGGATGTTCAGCAACCC CTGGGAACGGCCGCACGTCATGTACGGGCAGCTCCTCGACTGGCTCCGCTACCTGGTGGCCTGGCAGCCGGTCATCATCGGACTGGTCCAAGGGATCAACTACATCCTGGGCTTGGAGTAA
- the RNF121 gene encoding RING finger protein 121 isoform X2, with amino-acid sequence MAALKIDLSHLAPEERWRVEHARMHVKHRGHEAMHAEMVLILIATLVVAQLLLVQWKQRHPRSYNMVTLFQMWVVPLYFTVKLRWWRFLVIWVFFSVVTAFVTFRATRKPLVQTTPRLVYKWFLLIYKISYATGIVGYMAVMFTLFGLNLLFRIKPEDGMDFGISLLFYGLYYGVLERDFAEMCADYMASTIGFYSASGMPTKHLSDSVCAVCGQQIFVDVNEEGIIENTYRLSCNHVFHEFCIRGWCIVGKKQTCPYCKEKVDLKRMFSNPWERPHVMYGQLLDWLRYLVAWQPVIIGLVQGINYILGLE; translated from the exons ATGGCTGCCCTAAAG ATTGATTTATCGCATTTGGCTCCCGAGGAGAGATGGAG GGTCGAACACGCTCGGATGCATGTCAAGCACCGCGGCCACGAGGCCATGCACGCCGAGATGGTTCTCATCCTGATCGCCACCCTGGTGGTGGCTCAGCTCCTCCTGGTGCAGTGGAAGCAGAGGCACCCCCGCTCCTATAAC ATGGTGACCCTCTTCCAGATGTGGGTCGTCCCCCTCTACTTCACAGTGAAGCTGCGCTGGTGGCGGTTCCTGGTGATCTGGGTCTTCTTCTCGGTCGTCACAGCTTTCGTCACGTTCAGAGCAACACGCAAACCTCTCGTCCAGACGACTCCCAG GTTGGTGTACAAGTGGTTTCTGCTAATATACAAGATCAGCTACGCCACGGGAATTGTGGGCTACATGGCTGTGATGTTCACGCTCTTTGGGCTTAACCTATTATTCAG AATCAAGCCAGAAGATGGAATGGACTTTGGGATTTCTCTCCTCTTCTATGGCCTCTATTACGGAGTACTGGAGCGAGACTTTGCCGAAATGTGTGCTGACTACATGGCCTCCACTATAGGG TTCTACAGCGCGTCAGGGATGCCCACCAAGCACCTCTCGGACAGCGTCTGTGCCGTCTGTGGCCAGCAGATCTTTGTGGACGTCAACGAAGAAGGGATCATCGAGAACACGTACAGGCTGTCCTGCAATCACGT CTTCCACGAGTTCTGCATCCGCGGCTGGTGCATCGTTGGAAAGAAGCAGACCTGCCCCTACTGCAAAGAGAAGGTGGACCTGAAGAGGATGTTCAGCAACCC CTGGGAACGGCCGCACGTCATGTACGGGCAGCTCCTCGACTGGCTCCGCTACCTGGTGGCCTGGCAGCCGGTCATCATCGGACTGGTCCAAGGGATCAACTACATCCTGGGCTTGGAGTAA
- the XNDC1N gene encoding protein XNDC1N yields MAPVKIKYVVSFTFQDPKSPVENLLLEEGVRPWLSSPQDRSRQLKAELQLEHASRIGYIDVGNCGSAFLQIDVGRSSWPLDQSYLTLLPTTALMMPADAKLDKNRSAVRMFKEGDFLASALGEKWDRVRLTCSQPFNKRTQFGLSFIRIRTPQDVDDSKSGSVSVTSQAPSESSSSPWLSNAAFCRTFFPEAPSSTEQEVALKSRLQQLDPASSPGACMSRPARMVLQGACARKRAFPLVPGPSPPSAESKEDGQSQQEAQEPVASRPKQESSARRGGTKMSRRRASCSNLTRSAAASSVKRRGNSRRERRAPGQQGRLRNMEREEEEEEEEERRPRKREVELGVCPICAGHFPTSLLPAHASSCGEEDFEARSSSSSPSSWEELVADCVHCPICQFSFPAAEIERHASNCGEPTEPW; encoded by the exons ATGGCTCCAGTCAAAATCAAATACGTTGTGTCTTTCACATTTCAG GATCCCAAGTCCCCGGTGGAGAACCTGCTGCTTGAAGAAGGGGTTCGGCCCTGGCTCAGCTCTCCCCAGGACCGGAGCAGGCAACTGAAAGCAGAGCTGCAGTTGGAACACGCAAGCCGCATTGGCTACATTGATGTGG GGAACTGTGGCTCTGCCTTCCTTCAGATAGACGTGGGGCGATCCTCCTGGCCTCTAGACCAGAGCTACCTCACTCTCTTGCCCACCACAGCCTTGATGATGCCCGCCGATGCAAAGCTGGATAAGAATCGTTCTGCGGTCCGGATGTTTAAAGAAG GAGACTTCCTGGCTTCTGCTCTAGGCGAGAAGTGGGACCGTGTCAGACTCACTTGTAGCCAGCCCTTCAATAAGCGCACGCAGTTCGGTCTCTCCTTCATCCGAATCCGCACTCCACAGGACGTAGACGACAGCAAGTCAGGCTCAGTCTCTGTTACTAGTCAG GCTCCTTCCGAGTCCAGCAGCAGCCCATGGCTCTCCAATGCAGCCTTCTGCAGGACTTTCTTCCCAGAGGCGCCATC GAGCACTGAGCAGGAAGTGGCGCTAAAAAGCCGGCTGCAGCAGCTGGACCCAGCCTCCAGCCCTGGTGCCTGTATGAGCCGTCCGGCCAGGATGGTGCTGCAGGGGGCCTGTGCCCGCAAAAGAGCCTTCCCCCTGGTGCCTGGCCCCAGCCCTCCTTCTGCAGAGAGCAAAGAGGACGGGCAGAGCCAGCAGGAAGCTCAGGAGCCAGTTGCGTCGC GGCCTAAGCAGGAATCGTCTGCCAGAAGAGGAGGCACGAAAATGAGTCGAAGACGGGCATCATGCAGCAACCTGACGAG GTCTGCAGCAGCTTCTTCTGTCAAGCGTAGGGGTAATTCTCGAAGGGAGAGAAGAGCCCCAGGCCAGCAGGGAAGACTGAGGAACATGGAAcgtgaagaggaggaagaggaagaggaagagagacgGCCTAGAAAGAGAGAGGTGGAGTTGGGTGTGTGCCCCATCTGTGCGG GCCATTTCCCCACCAGTCTCTTACCAGCTcatgcctccagctgtggagaagAGGATTTTGAAGCGAGATCTTCCTCCTCATCTCCATCGTCGTGGGAAGAGCTTGTCGCAGACTGCGTCCACTGCCCCATCTGCCAGTTCAGTTTCCCCGCTGCTGAGATAGAGAGACACGCTAGCAACTGCGGGGAGCCGACTGAGCCCTGGTGA